A genomic window from Acidobacteriota bacterium includes:
- a CDS encoding PQQ-like beta-propeller repeat protein, with product AKSGKLKWRFKTEDEVVSSPAVADGTVYFGSDDHYLYALDAKYGNLKWRFETEVDVESSPAVADGTVYFGSSDHYLYALDAKSGKLKWRFETGDDVASPAVADGTVYFGSDDHYLYALE from the coding sequence ATGCTAAATCAGGGAAGCTGAAATGGAGGTTCAAAACAGAGGATGAGGTGGTCTCCTCTCCGGCGGTCGCTGACGGCACCGTCTACTTCGGAAGCGATGATCACTACCTCTACGCCCTCGATGCTAAATATGGAAACCTAAAATGGAGGTTCGAAACAGAGGTTGATGTGGAATCCTCCCCGGCGGTCGCTGATGGCACCGTCTACTTCGGAAGCAGCGATCACTACCTCTACGCCCTCGATGCTAAATCAGGGAAGCTGAAATGGCGGTTCGAAACAGGGGATGATGTGGCCTCCCCGGCGGTCGCCGACGGCACCGTCTACTTCGGAAGCGATGATCACTACCTCTACGCCTTAGAGTGA